The sequence AGTGGTTAAATGAAGCTTTGTGCTTCGTATCAAGTTTTGTGGTGGCAGACAGTTTAGTGCTTCGTAATCGCCAACTTCTTGTAGCTGCAAAACGTTACCAGCTATTTAAAAAAGACGATAACCATGGAATTAAAGTATTATCATTATAGGCTTGGGACTGCAAAATTAGTAGGAGGAGAAATGCACGCCAGTTTGCATCAATTTGATTTTGAACAACATATGATTGACGCCTGTTTCGGTAGACAAATTATTGATTGTATAACTTCTGATAAATATCCAAAGTTGATTTCTAAGCATATTCAACGAGGGATTAATATGGGTGACGATAAACACACTAGATTAATTACGGCACCAGACTTCCCAATTAAAACTTTTGAACCTGGATATTTCAACTCTAAAAAAATAGAATTAGGGCTTTCAGGTGGAGATATTTGTTTTTATCAACCTGACTTATTAGTTGAATCATACTATTATTTCTGGGAAACTAAGCACCCATTTTCACAATGGCATAAATGTAGTTTTGAACTTGAAGGGAAAATATTTAATAGTGCTGAACAATACATGATGTATGGAAAAGCAATGTTATTTCGGGACAATAATACGGCTATAAAAATATTGCAAACAAATAATGTTCGAGAACAGAAGCAACTTGGTCGTCAAGTTGAGAATTTTGATAAAGAAATATGGGACTTAAACGCACCAACAATTGTATATCAAGGCAATAAAGCGAAATTTAAACAAAACGATGAATTTCTAGACTTACTATTATCAACCAAAGGAAAGACAATCGTGGAAGCAAGTCCAGACGACAATATTTGGGGAATTGGTTTAACAGAAAAGCAAGAAGATGCAAAATCAATTTTTACATGGAAAGGTACAAACTGGCTTGGTATAGTATTGACAGAGCTTAGAGAAGAATTTATTGGAAA is a genomic window of Williamwhitmania taraxaci containing:
- a CDS encoding NADAR family protein, producing the protein MELKYYHYRLGTAKLVGGEMHASLHQFDFEQHMIDACFGRQIIDCITSDKYPKLISKHIQRGINMGDDKHTRLITAPDFPIKTFEPGYFNSKKIELGLSGGDICFYQPDLLVESYYYFWETKHPFSQWHKCSFELEGKIFNSAEQYMMYGKAMLFRDNNTAIKILQTNNVREQKQLGRQVENFDKEIWDLNAPTIVYQGNKAKFKQNDEFLDLLLSTKGKTIVEASPDDNIWGIGLTEKQEDAKSIFTWKGTNWLGIVLTELREEFIGNKFENGYLTLEEFKTKMGSVN